GCCAATTTAGGTGCTCTGTTTCAGGGCAAGTGGCTTCACAAATACATACTGACGAACAATCTCGAGATGAATGTCTTCGTGGCAACTGCCCTCACTGATATGTATGCGAAATGCGGTTGCTTGGATCTTGCGCACCAAATGTTCGATAAAATCCCTCAAAGAGACACTTTATCATATAATGCGATAATTGGTGGGCTCGCAATTCACGGTCATGGGCGTCTTGCGGTTGAGCTCTTTGATAAGATGAAGCAAGAGGGTTTGATTCCCGACGATGCTACCTTTGTGGTTACGTTGTGCGCTTGCTCGCATGTTGGGCTGGTCGAGGAGGGCaaaagggtattttggtcCATGAAGGAGGTCTACGGGGTTGAGCCTAAACTGGAGCACTATGGATGCTTAGTGGACCTTCTTGGTCGTTGTGGACAGCTTGAGGAGGCGTTGGAAATAGTCCAGTCCATGCTTGTGAAGTCAAACGCGGTCCTCTGGCGGTCCCTTCTTGGGGCTGCAAGAGTTCACGGCAATCTGGAGATTGGCAAAGTTGCACTAAAGAGCCTGTTGGAATTGGAGCCCGAGACTAGCGGGCACTATGTGTTATTGTCGAACATATATGCAAATAACAATAGGTGGGACGATGTGAATAAAGTGAGGAGATTGATGAAACAACATGGGGTCAACAAAATGCCCGGGATTAGCCTAGTCGAGGTCAACGGAGCTATGCACGAGTTCCTCACTGGGGACAGAACACACCCAAACTCGGTAGACATTTACTTCAAGCTCGAAGAGGTGAATACTAGGTTACAGGAACAGGGCCACAGGGCGAGAACAAGAGATGTTCTGTTTGAGatagaggaggaagagaaggaAGATGCTCTATCCTATCACAGTGAAAGGCTCGCGATTGCCTTTGCTTTGATTGCCACAGATTCCGGGGTCCCTATCAGGATCATAAAGAACCTCAGGGTGTGTGAAGATTGTCATGCGGTTACTAAGCTCATCTCGACCATATATGATAGAGAGATTATAGTTAGGGATAGGATTAGGTTTCATCATTTTAAGGGTGGGACATGTTCTTGTTCGGATTATTGGTAACTTGTTTCTACTGCAGGAGATTTTCCTGCTTTTCGAAATTATTGTGTATGCCACTTATACGATGATTAATTTGTGGATAGAACTAACATCGATCAAGCTGAAGATCTGATAGGTACATCATGCCATTGAACATTATGCTCCGATTGCGATGATGTCTTCGAGTTGAGTTCTATGATAGAAGGGTTCTTTCTCCTCAGCCTACTAATGTTACTCAAGGCAGCTCTGGCATTTAATTAGTCCTACTAGGCTCGGCATTTAATTAGTCCTACTAGGCTCGGCATTTGTCTTTGTTGCTATTTTGCTTTATGTTTCTGCAATGTGTTTTTGGATGGTGTTTCGCAAGCTTTGTCAATCTTCCAATATCCGTTGTAGTGGCATTTCTCTCTATtagaaatcaagagatttgAGAGTCTATTCTTATAAATGAGACTTTTCGTGTCATTGTATATTCACCTTTTTCCCAATTTTCTATAAATACCAAGCGACTCCCTCGCAAAACCAAAGAAAATTTGAGCGCCtagaacctttttttttttttttctctctagaTAAGTGATTCCgtctataaaaaaatttattctagACGATGCCTCTATTTCCATTTTATGGTTTatatggaaaagaagaaaatcaatcaattatagATATAAACATCGAAGAGCGATTTAAAAAAACGTCACCGAtatcttcttgtttttttttttcccaaacaTTAGCCCTTGACTGGACATTTTTTCGTCTACTCAAAGAATTTGAtatcattaatgaaattatgatcatttataattatgatattgaaaaataaaaaatattctcCATTCGCCAATAAAcattaaatatttcttttaaaaactaaaaaattttaccaattcataaatatatagtaAAAACAATCTTGAGATAATAAAGGCtcgtttggtttgtaagtgtaattttaaaatcataacctaacttaattctacccacaaccaaataaaataattcattaaaaGTCAAACTGATGGGGCCCATACATAAACATTTATATCACTCCATTATAATATaactttattataataaattcacaACACCATCACtccattttgtcattttcaaaatcaaaatctcatTTTAAAATACTACTGTCAAACCAAACGTGTTGTAAGTTATCTCGATAATAAATGTTTCACCATAAAtgtcatataaattaaattttgttacTTTCTCATGCATCCGTACAATGCGTGGGGTGCCCCTAGTGgaggaaaaggaagaggaagcgAAGCTGCGAAGGGATTGCATATTACTCCCTTGTCCAAATCTGCAGTAAGTCTATAATTATCGAGATCCCCACGAGTTTGTTTAGATTATATTGGACCATTCTATTCTATTTCCTACCCACCAAACGTGACCTAAGGAAAATACCAATATTCTGCAAGCGCAAGCGCTTCCATAGAAAAATGTTATATATGGATATTGGATTGAGTCCGATTACTTCCTAACGAGAACATCTCCTTCTTACGACGGTCTACCGGTGATAACACGTCTCTTAGAGGCTAAGTCCTTCCCACTATAATcataatttgatttattttttatgagtaaatcattatttgatttgattggtCTTAAAATCATTGTTATCAGGACCGGCCAGGCCGGTTCGACCAATCGGACCAGGTTGTGGAAAGGTACAACCTTTCATTTTAGTCTCAAATTTAGCACGTAATTAAATATTACGTCAATTCTAATGGTATTGGATGACTAGGCATTAAAAGTATCACATGTCGCTGTATTAGTGGACCCCATAGTTTTTATTCAGTAAaaactaattttgaaaatttaaaaaaaaaaaaaaagggaagggtTGGGCTGAAGACAAAGGGAGAAAGGGGCCGGCAGTTGGCCTCAATTGCGGTCACCACTCCCCCAATCACAAAGGTCACCGCCAACCCCGATTGGGGATTGTGGCCACAAACGCCGGAATCGAAGAAGCCCCAGTTTCGATTCCGACGATGGTGGCCCCGATTGCAGCTGCCATCCTACAATCGGGGTCGGCAGGTCATTTAttagtaattaaaataatatatgctATTACTTATTATGAGGTAAAcaaatttatctatttttgtGTTTGCAAAGCTCCTATTAGTTCTTTCATTTAATTGCTCTATTCGagttatagatagatatatatatatatatactttttgccttttaatttcttaatttctctaatttttagGAATTGTGAGGAGAATGAAAATGCATCTTGCCAATAAATTGATCCCCGGTACGTTGAAATTCTATGTGACCTTTAGTACGGCCTTCAGACATAATTTGGTTAATTTTGCTATCGATAGTAACCGAAGACTTTGATTGATGTGGCTCGTGATTCATCTTGAAACAAAGTTAATAAATATAGGTTGCgcattttatataaaaaaaaataatgttacTGAAACTATCAAACTCCATGGAAGTTGCACGTTTTAGTCTAAAAAATGATTTATAACATACCGtgtaataataaagaaaagtgAGAAGGGCACGATACCTTCAACTCTAATTGATACAATTTTTACCCTCTTTTGTTAGATATAAGTCAGTAATTTATGCATAATGAAGTGCTACAAAAACGCGACACCGACATAATATGCACGAATTTAACCTAACAATAGAGACAATCATCTCAGTAATAATCGAAAAGAACTTGCTCCTGAGCACATATTAGGCAACTTACCAAATGTTACAGCATAGTTTCGTCTCCAAGACAATGATAGCCTTCGAGAAGGATCTCCAAAAAGCTGATGGAATTCAGGATCATAATTCGACTGCAAAAACTAACCAATGGCATATTTACGTTCTGGAACATATAAATTACCAACCAAAAATGCAcaatgaaacaaaaaataaaataaaatcttgaGGCTTGATACCTAAAAAAGTTAACCTTAATTATTGGAAATTCTCAATCGTCTTTCCTTCATCTTGTTTTGTTGCATTTGCCATTTGCACAAAATAGAAAGTCGGACCTACCCCTACCGATTGGGAGGGTATTTGCTCTCCTAATGTTTATGTTATACTGGAATCTTGGAAGAGATTGAGAGTAATTATCACTTTCACTTTGGTATTAGAGATAATTATGAATCAAATGCAAGAAGAAAGCATTGGAACTTTCAATAATTTATGCATGCATTAAATCGGGGTATACAATTAGAAAATCATTGGtcgaaaaatatttagaaaattcaaatttataaatgcCCAAGGACTAAAAGGGATGGTCATCAAGAATTTAGGAATTATGCAAGATGTCTACATGGAAATCTTTCATTAAacgaataaaaaataaatacatgtcatattacagaactgatgacaGATTGTCTTTAAAGCATATATCAATTCCCAACATCTTCAACAATAATTTGAAGATCTCGTATCTCAATCTTCATGTTCCTTCAAAAAGTGTTAATCCttcaattatttcaaaaaatttcttccaaaataaaattttatatccaAAATAATGCAGTATAcagtaaaaaggaaaaaataacgtcttttcacttttttgatgggagaaaaaaaataagtcaaAACACTTGGTTTGGGGCTTTTCTTAACATAACATGGACATTGAGAAACATTTATCGAAAAGTAtagataaattacaaaaatatttttaatattatggtagaaaatcaaataattGTTGAAAATAGTTATATTTCTATTATGTGAAATATACATAGAAAATCAAAAcaatatcgaaaaatagttTTTAGTTGATTATGTGAAAATAAGGAAGTTAAGGTGCTAAGAGGTGCATGCTAGTCTCACACACAAGCAAGTTGAGGTGCATGTATgtgattaaaaaagaaaagaactcTTCCTGTGCGTTGTGAACGGAGAAGCTCTCGGTGTGCTGCGAACGGtttttatacatatacaaaatatattaGGCTTTGCCTTAATAAGCATCTTGAAGTCAACATATAAATGTCGattaaaatttagaaaaaaaaaatatatcacaGAAATAATAGAGAAGATAGAGTAGAATATACGATATCTTAGTTTTCATAACACTTTAGGAATGTATAGATATCAATTGATGTATTTCCGTTTTCTACATCTATGTACAGTTCCTATATAATACAACAGATACTAGCTCACACGTTAAGTGAGGCTTCAGCCATTCTATTGTCATGATATTTAGGGTATCGGGGCTTAATACAAATAACTTCGATTAGCTCCTTTGCTTTCGCTCATCCCCTTCTTTCCTATCCTCTGATAAGTGATTATGGCTGACACTGCACCCTCACTTATATCTTCCTCATCCTCATCACTCATCTTTTTTTCATCCTCATCCTTTATTATTCAAACTCCTTCAACCATTCTGACCAATCCAATCAAACTCGATGGTAGAAATTACCTGTACTATAACGATATCATGACACATTTGCTTGCTACTTATGGTCTGCTAGACCATGTTGAAGGTCGAGTCACCGCACCAAGCAAAACCATTGCTAAAGCTAATAGTGTCACAACACTTAATCTTGACTATCTAAAATGGGAGTCCAGAGACAATTTTGCTCTCACCTATGTGATGCAGACTACTAAGCCATTCGGAGTCACCATCCTCACTGCCAAAACATCCTACGAGGCTTGGACATCTCTGGCCACATTGTTCTTCAACCAAACAACCGCACAAGAGGACCTCCTTAACCAACAATGGCGTGACTTAAAGAAGGGCTCTCAATCGATGCCCACGTTTATCAACTCCGTGAAAGAACAAGCACTCCGCTATTCTCAGATTGGGAAGCCAAAGACCACCACTGAGATCAATCAGCGCTTTTACACAAGTCTTGATTCTGAATGGGAGCCAATAGTTTTTGCCCAGTCCAAGCGAATGCTCACTATCAGCACGGAAGAGCTTCAGTTGTTGCTCGTTGGACATGAAGAATACCGCTTTTATACCGCCATCCACGAAGCCAGGTGTTGAATTCACCTTCCCCCATCACTGTAGCTGCTCCTCTCTTTGGAATTCTTGGCACGCCCCTATCAAGATTCAGTACACCGACGGCAGGAATGGAAACAATCAAGGTGGCTGATACAAGGGCAAAGGCAAGGGAGGAAAGGGGAACGACAAGGGAAGAAAGTCGGGGAGGGTCCTCTGGTCGTGGGTCTGGAAGTGAAAACTCCAATCTAGGGTCGGGCGGAGAAGGCAACAGCTCGAGTCTGGGTTTTCTCAATTTGGGTCGAGACTAGCGAGTTGGCTCGATCAACTTTGGGCGTTATTTTAGCTGGCCCAGTCTGGTCTTCTCTGTTGCCCGCAACCCATTTCCTCTTGGGTCTACTCAACAGTTCGACCCAGTGTAGCATTTCCGACCTAGCTCATCTGTTCTTTGTCAGACCTACGACCGGCCTGGTCACACTGCGCATTTTtgtcaatttaattaatttttttgggccTAGGCTCATTTGAACCATGGTTCCTCTCCAGCACTTTATGATCCAGATTGGTATGTGGACTCAAGAGCTACACATCATGTGACTTCAGACCTGTCTAATCTCATTGTTCGTGATGATAATCTACATTCGGACCATCTTTTTGTGGGTGATAGTAAATCACTTCCAGTTTTAACTTTGGGTTCCTCTACCATTAAACTTTCTTCACGACCTTTAAATTTGAATCACATACTTTATGCTcctaatattttcaaaaatctcATATCCATATCCAAATTTGCCATGCTTCTTTGAGCTTTTCACCCAGATTGTTTTATTATGAAGGATCGTCATATGCACCAGGAGCTTATGCATGGCCCAATTAAGGATgaactttactgttttcacCTGAGAGGCAGGCGCCCTGGTGGTCCTCAAGCGCACTGGATCTAGTGTCTTATGGCATCATCATCTAGGGCACTCTTCTTTCCCTATTGTTC
The sequence above is drawn from the Punica granatum isolate Tunisia-2019 chromosome 5, ASM765513v2, whole genome shotgun sequence genome and encodes:
- the LOC116209703 gene encoding pentatricopeptide repeat-containing protein At5g43790; this encodes MQPPPSPSTAHNHPLLQQLQKRPNLPSLKRLHALLITTGLALHTFPLSHLLSAASLLSPAYCLSIFNRIPSPTVFLFNTLISSFATAARPPHLAFSLYLRILGHQARPNSFTFPSLFKLCGSHRLCDPGRALHAHVLKFLDPPSDRFVQASLVSFYARIGRVDVARVLFDQIEEPDLACWNSVLAAYARSDIVNQCLGITDIVAGNAAELSSEALILFMKMQTSGVRPNEITIVAVISACANLGALFQGKWLHKYILTNNLEMNVFVATALTDMYAKCGCLDLAHQMFDKIPQRDTLSYNAIIGGLAIHGHGRLAVELFDKMKQEGLIPDDATFVVTLCACSHVGLVEEGKRVFWSMKEVYGVEPKLEHYGCLVDLLGRCGQLEEALEIVQSMLVKSNAVLWRSLLGAARVHGNLEIGKVALKSLLELEPETSGHYVLLSNIYANNNRWDDVNKVRRLMKQHGVNKMPGISLVEVNGAMHEFLTGDRTHPNSVDIYFKLEEVNTRLQEQGHRARTRDVLFEIEEEEKEDALSYHSERLAIAFALIATDSGVPIRIIKNLRVCEDCHAVTKLISTIYDREIIVRDRIRFHHFKGGTCSCSDYW